From the Lepus europaeus isolate LE1 chromosome 12, mLepTim1.pri, whole genome shotgun sequence genome, one window contains:
- the PTRH1 gene encoding peptidyl-tRNA hydrolase: protein MAPPGLLRCWLGQSRAMSRCVWEPRPPGKRWLVAGLGNPGLPGTRHSVGMAVLGQLARRLGVAESWARDPRCAADLALAPLGDAQLVLLRPRRLMNCNGRSVARAAELFGLTADEVYLVHDELDKPLGKLALKLGGSARGHNGVRSCISCLNSSAMPRLRVGIGRPANADAVQAHVLGRFSPAEQELLPLLLDRATDLLLDHIRERSQGPALGP from the exons ATGGCGCCGCCCGGCCTCTTACGCTGCTGGCTGGGGCAGAGTCGGGCCATGAGCCGGTGCGTCTGGGAGCCCCGGCCCCCGGGGAAGCGGTGGCTG GTGGCTGGCCTGGGCAACCCCGGCCTGCCTGGGACGCGGCACAGCGTGGGCATGGCGGTGCTGGGGCAGCTGGCGCGGCGCCTGGGCGTGGCGGAGAGCTGGGCGCGCGACCCGCGCTGCGCCGCCGACCTCGCCCTGGCGCCGCTTGGGGACGCCCAGCTGGTGCTGCTGAGGCCGCGGCGGCTCATGAACTGCAACGGGCGCAGCGTGGCCCGGGCCG CCGAGTTGTTCGGGCTCACCGCTGACGAGGTCTACCTGGTGCACGATGAGCTGGACAAGCCTCTGGGGAAACTGGCCCTCAAGCTGGGCGGCAGCGCCAG GGGCCATAATGGAGTCCGCTCTTGCATCAGCTGCCTCAACTCCAGT GCCATGCCAAGGCTGCGGGTGGGCATCGGGCGCCCCGCAAACGCCGACGCCGTGCAGGCCCACGTGCTGGGCAGGTTCTCCCCAGCCGAGCAGGAGCTGCTCCCTCTGCTGCTGGACCGGGCCACCGACCTGCTCCTGGACCACATCCGAGAGCGGAGCCAGGGACCCGCACTCGGCCCGTGA
- the CFAP157 gene encoding cilia- and flagella-associated protein 157 gives MAPKKKASRVGKEPEVKKKKGGRKDLPVTLKPMEMPLSEETREFFLIQIRDLEDRLARYQRKWDELAAQDKLLRQELEQLANSKKEIVAFLKRTLSQRMDEITDLNEQLQSLQLAKELEKDAFEAQLAQVRHEFQETKDQLTSENIALGGKLAALEEFRLQKEELTERFTLLEEQLRRQETEYRDHMYRLEKKSALDRDRLQKEIIQRVNLVASEFRKTASKQMWETTKRAILENNSVTLQLARVSRQGVQLQCENEQLHGSRAELCQRLELLQGSQEIMARHSRGHQKIILMLTDKCRQQQDAAAEAQRLRLLLNRLEQDFLQLQRDDQALRAQKEQLDLQLEQQNGEARRLQRELTEEQELRARLEMTLARATAFLRDVLQMRAEGDDGDFDVVFQLQRKEMLRQLLALLSAAAVRTAQVPACRRPEAQPHGAQQGSRPGIQPPRAHALLQQLSGITAYQPGDLGLVPRRFHVPPNPQDLRLLSYVTRVGKVRVHSSPEVSARGPSILKRLKKFSLPEVFLHPK, from the exons ATGGCTCCCAAAAAGAAGGCTAGCAGGGTGGGCAAGGAGCCCGAGGTCAAGAAGAAGAAAGGGGGCAGGAAGGATCTCCCCGTGACCCTCAAGCCCATGGAGATGCCTCTGTCCGAGGAGACGCGGGAGTTCTTCCTCATCCAGATCCGAGACTTGGAGGACAGGCTGGCCCG GTACCAGCGGAAGTGGGACGAGCTGGCCGCGCAGGACAAGCTGCTccgccaggagctggagcagctggccaACAGCAAGAAGGAGATCGTGGCCTTCCTCAAGCGCACGCTCAGCCAGCGCATGGACGAGATCACGGACCTGAACGAGCAGCTGCAGAGCCTGCAGCTGGCCAAGGAGCTGGAGAAAGACGCCTTTGAGGCGCAGCTGGCCCAGGTGCGGCACGAGTTCCAGGAGACCAAGGACCAGCTCACGTCGGAGAACATCGCCCTCG GGGGCAAGCTGGCAGCCCTGGAGGAGTTCCGGCTGCAGAAGGAGGAGCTCACGGAGAGGTTCACGCTGCTGGAGGAGCAGCTGCGCCGGCAGGAGACCGAGTACAGGGACCACATGTACAGACTGGAGAAGAAGTCGGCGCTGGACAGGGACAG ACTGCAGAAGGAGATCATCCAGCGCGTGAACCTGGTGGCCAGCGAGTTCCGCAAGACAGCCAGCAAGCAGATGTGGGAGACCACCAAGCGGGCCATCCTGGAGAACAACAGCGTGaccctgcagctggccagggtgtCGCGGCAGGGCGTGCAGCTCCAGTGCGAGAACGAGCAACTCCACGGCAGCCGGGCCGAGCTGTGCcagcggctggagctgctgcagggcagccaggagaTCATGGCCAGGCACAGCCGGGGCCACCAGAAG ATCATCCTCATGCTGACCGACAAGTGCCGCCAACAGCAGGACGCCGCGGCGGAGGCCCAGCGGCTGCGGCTCCTGCTGAACCGGCTGGAGCAGGACTTCCTGCAGCTGCAGAGAGACGACCAAGCACTGAG ggcccagaaGGAGCAGCTGGACCTGCAGCTGGAGCAGCAGAATGGGGAGGCGCGGCGGCTCCAGCGGGAGCTGACGGAGGAGCAGGAGCTGCGGGCCAGGCTGGAGATGACCCTGGCCCGGGCCACCGCCTTCCTGCGGGACGTCCTGCAG ATGCGAGCAGAGGGGGACGACGGCGACTTTGACGTGGTGTTCCAGCTGCAGCGCAAGGAGATGCTGCGCCAGCTGCTGGCCCTGCTCAGCGCCGCCGCGGTCCGCACGGCCCAGGTGCCTGCGTGTCGCCGCCCGGAGGCCCAGCCCCACGGCGCGCAGCAGGGGAG CCGGCCCGGCATCCAGCCGCCCAGGGCGCACGCTCTGCTGCAGCAGCTGTCCGGCATCACGGCCTACCAGCCGGGGGACCTGGGCCTGGTACCTCGCCGGTTCCACGTCCCCCCCAACCCTCAGGACCTCAGGCTGCTCTCCTACGTCACCCGCGTGGGGAAAGTCCGGGTACACAGCAGCCCCGAGGTGAGTGCCCGGGGCCCCAG TATCCTAAAAAGGCTCAAGAAGTTTAGCCTCCCCGAAGTTTTCCTGCACCCCAAGTAG